One window from the genome of Haladaptatus paucihalophilus DX253 encodes:
- a CDS encoding DUF7127 family protein → MTLERISQQEDSIARRYEYGDEELIVADFGTAEVSVDVLDDAAIVVVERDGESFQSEIELPDGDAQAFINNGVLTIEVGQ, encoded by the coding sequence ATGACGCTCGAACGAATATCACAGCAAGAAGACAGTATTGCACGCCGCTACGAGTACGGCGACGAAGAGCTCATCGTCGCGGATTTCGGCACGGCAGAGGTGTCGGTCGACGTGCTGGATGACGCCGCAATCGTCGTCGTGGAGCGCGACGGCGAGAGTTTCCAAAGCGAAATCGAGCTACCGGACGGTGACGCGCAAGCGTTTATCAACAATGGTGTCCTCACTATCGAGGTGGGACAATGA
- a CDS encoding alpha/beta fold hydrolase — MESVTHHDRRTVYRVADRGGEGSPVLFVHGSGGSHEIWKAQLARLASEFPVVAVDLSGHGESDDVDADPGWSTFSAYADDVLAVAEETGARTLVGNSLGGAVVMHLVLERGFDADALVLAGTGARLSVLDDLLTWLDDDFDRAVEFLHDDDRLFYDPDDRYVELSKESMYEVGQRVTSRDFHSCHTFDVRDRLGDITAPTLAVVGEHDMLTPPWYHEFLADNVRDGRYAEIEDAAHLAMLETPDAFNETLVEFLEDVR, encoded by the coding sequence ATGGAGTCGGTCACACATCACGACCGGAGGACGGTGTATCGCGTCGCGGACCGCGGTGGGGAGGGGTCCCCCGTCTTGTTCGTTCACGGCAGCGGCGGTAGCCACGAAATCTGGAAGGCGCAACTCGCTCGCCTCGCGTCCGAGTTTCCTGTCGTCGCGGTCGATTTGAGCGGTCACGGGGAATCGGACGACGTGGACGCCGACCCCGGCTGGAGCACCTTCTCCGCGTACGCCGACGACGTGCTGGCGGTCGCGGAGGAGACGGGTGCGCGAACCCTCGTCGGCAATTCGCTCGGCGGGGCGGTCGTCATGCACCTCGTTCTCGAACGGGGATTCGACGCCGATGCGCTCGTCCTCGCCGGAACGGGCGCACGGCTGTCGGTGTTGGACGACCTGCTCACGTGGTTGGACGACGATTTCGACCGCGCCGTCGAGTTCCTCCACGACGACGACCGACTCTTTTACGACCCGGACGACCGGTACGTCGAACTGTCGAAGGAGTCGATGTACGAGGTCGGACAGCGGGTCACGAGCCGCGATTTCCACTCGTGTCACACCTTCGATGTCCGCGACCGATTGGGCGACATCACCGCACCCACGCTCGCCGTCGTCGGCGAACACGATATGCTCACGCCGCCGTGGTATCACGAGTTCTTGGCCGACAACGTACGGGACGGCCGCTACGCGGAAATCGAGGACGCGGCGCATCTCGCCATGCTCGAAACGCCGGACGCGTTCAACGAAACGCTCGTGGAATTCCTAGAGGACGTTCGATAA
- a CDS encoding Gfo/Idh/MocA family protein codes for MSASEPVRVGFVGLGNIGHYHADRITDLRHEIVGGVDINPDARARFAEKYDTRSFESYEELYESDIDAVIVTTPNKFHEEYAISALDAGLDVLLEKPLAHTLESAERIAEAARNAEGFCMVGFHNRFRNPVEVIKGYQDEGRFGKTRHVEANYIRRRGIPGRGSWFTNRDVAGGGALIDIGVHAIDLALHLHDFPDVKEVSGEVRSQFGDRDDYTYLEMWGDDTDSGAFTVDDSVTAFIRCEGGKTISLEVAWAANRSSSEEYFVRGTDAGASFDKHDDSLTIYETSMVGADHFSDSHVKTRQEDAHKAEQRVFFEAVRDGVAPKMNTIEQALTVQRVIDAIYRSSQDEQAVQLSQE; via the coding sequence ATGAGTGCCAGTGAGCCGGTTCGAGTTGGGTTCGTCGGTCTCGGAAATATTGGACATTATCACGCCGATAGAATCACTGATCTGCGCCACGAGATAGTCGGCGGTGTCGATATCAACCCCGACGCGCGCGCCCGATTCGCCGAGAAGTACGACACCCGCTCGTTCGAGAGCTACGAGGAACTGTACGAGTCGGACATCGACGCCGTGATCGTCACGACGCCGAACAAATTCCACGAGGAGTACGCCATCTCCGCGCTCGATGCGGGTCTCGATGTCCTTCTCGAAAAGCCGCTCGCGCACACGTTGGAGAGCGCAGAGCGCATCGCGGAGGCGGCGCGGAACGCCGAGGGCTTCTGTATGGTCGGCTTCCACAACCGCTTCCGGAACCCGGTCGAGGTCATCAAGGGCTATCAGGACGAAGGCCGCTTCGGGAAGACGCGCCACGTCGAGGCGAACTACATCCGTCGGCGCGGCATCCCCGGCCGCGGCTCGTGGTTCACGAACCGTGACGTGGCCGGTGGCGGTGCCCTCATCGACATCGGCGTCCACGCCATCGACCTCGCGTTGCACCTCCACGACTTCCCGGACGTGAAGGAAGTCAGCGGCGAGGTTCGCTCGCAGTTCGGCGACCGCGACGACTACACCTACCTCGAAATGTGGGGTGACGACACCGACTCGGGCGCGTTCACCGTGGACGACTCCGTGACCGCGTTCATCCGCTGTGAAGGTGGCAAAACCATCTCGCTCGAAGTCGCGTGGGCCGCGAACCGCTCGTCGAGCGAGGAGTATTTCGTGCGAGGAACGGACGCGGGTGCGAGCTTCGACAAGCACGACGACTCGCTCACCATCTACGAGACGAGCATGGTCGGTGCGGACCACTTCTCGGACTCGCACGTCAAGACGCGACAGGAGGACGCGCACAAGGCGGAACAGCGCGTCTTCTTCGAGGCGGTACGGGATGGCGTCGCGCCGAAGATGAACACCATCGAGCAGGCACTGACCGTCCAGCGCGTCATCGACGCCATCTACCGTTCCTCGCAGGACGAACAGGCCGTGCAGTTGTCACAGGAGTAG
- a CDS encoding helix-turn-helix domain-containing protein translates to MTGTIAEVAFPAERFALGHTLDALDSVRFDIEQVVAYNHNHLMPFVWVGTDNRQGIETALTADESVRDFQLVGEFDTECLYRLEWVKDIDVLIQILVEENGTVLAATGKEDTWKFRLLFSNHDAVTRTYEYCRRRGIDLELQNIHEFSKGRTGRYGLTQSQQQTLMLAYETGYYSIPRSASATDLADSLGVTHQSISEKLRRGHANLLKNTLALNQ, encoded by the coding sequence ATGACGGGAACCATAGCCGAAGTGGCGTTTCCCGCCGAACGGTTTGCCCTCGGTCACACGCTCGATGCGCTCGATTCGGTTCGGTTCGACATCGAGCAGGTGGTTGCATACAATCACAACCACCTCATGCCCTTCGTCTGGGTAGGAACGGACAACAGACAGGGCATCGAAACCGCGCTCACCGCGGACGAGAGCGTACGCGATTTCCAACTCGTTGGAGAGTTCGACACGGAATGTCTGTATCGTTTGGAGTGGGTGAAGGATATCGACGTACTGATTCAGATACTCGTCGAGGAGAACGGAACGGTGCTGGCCGCGACGGGGAAAGAAGACACGTGGAAGTTCCGGTTGCTGTTCAGCAACCACGACGCCGTGACTCGCACGTACGAGTACTGCCGTCGCCGGGGTATCGACCTCGAACTCCAGAACATCCACGAGTTTTCGAAGGGGAGAACGGGACGGTACGGACTCACGCAGAGTCAACAGCAGACGCTCATGCTCGCGTACGAGACGGGGTACTATTCCATTCCGCGAAGCGCGTCGGCCACCGACCTCGCCGATTCGCTCGGCGTGACCCATCAATCCATCTCGGAGAAACTGCGGCGCGGACACGCGAACCTCCTGAAGAACACGCTCGCGCTCAATCAGTAG
- a CDS encoding carbohydrate ABC transporter permease: MAQAEQTTSDSDENLGPFRRWAKGSIQDPESTYRGLFYLVMVFFLFTTLFPLYWLLVLALTPSNQISQMGLLPNGFNPGAFVEIFQRLPFHVYMFNSFVLALLTTAIVLVLASLAGYVFGRLDFPGRGPLMLLILAISYFPPAAFLIPLFRLFTGNIEILGLSTPMLYNTPGALLLPFSALFMPLSIFILTTFYSQIPDGLEDAARIEGTTRLGALFRVIIPLSAPGVATAGVLTFINVYNEFFFSYLMTDGEAQHWAPILWGILGYQGQYASFYNLMAAASIVGILPIAILVVIAQEKIVSGLTSGALKE, from the coding sequence ATGGCGCAAGCAGAACAAACCACGTCGGACTCGGACGAAAACCTCGGTCCGTTCCGACGGTGGGCGAAAGGGTCGATACAGGACCCGGAGAGCACCTACCGAGGGTTGTTCTACCTCGTCATGGTGTTCTTCCTGTTCACCACGCTGTTCCCGCTGTACTGGTTGCTCGTCCTCGCGCTGACGCCGAGCAATCAAATCTCCCAGATGGGACTGCTCCCGAACGGGTTCAATCCCGGTGCGTTCGTGGAGATATTCCAGCGGTTACCGTTCCACGTCTACATGTTCAACAGCTTCGTGCTCGCGCTGCTCACCACCGCCATCGTGCTGGTGCTCGCGAGCCTCGCGGGCTACGTGTTCGGGCGACTCGACTTCCCCGGCCGTGGGCCGCTCATGTTGCTCATCCTCGCCATCTCGTACTTCCCACCGGCGGCGTTCCTCATCCCGCTGTTCCGGCTGTTCACGGGGAACATCGAGATACTCGGGCTGAGCACGCCGATGCTGTACAACACGCCGGGAGCGCTGTTGCTCCCGTTCAGCGCCCTGTTCATGCCGCTCTCGATATTCATCCTGACGACGTTCTACAGCCAGATTCCGGACGGGCTGGAGGACGCCGCGCGAATCGAGGGCACCACGCGACTGGGCGCGCTGTTCCGCGTCATCATCCCGCTGTCGGCTCCCGGCGTCGCCACCGCGGGCGTGCTAACGTTTATCAACGTGTACAACGAGTTCTTCTTCTCGTACCTGATGACGGACGGGGAGGCACAACACTGGGCCCCCATCCTGTGGGGCATCCTTGGCTACCAAGGCCAGTACGCATCGTTCTACAACCTCATGGCGGCGGCGAGCATCGTTGGCATCCTGCCCATCGCCATCCTCGTCGTCATCGCGCAGGAGAAAATCGTCAGCGGGCTCACCTCTGGCGCACTGAAGGAGTGA
- a CDS encoding acyl-CoA dehydrogenase family protein — MNLSAEQRAIRDVVREFAVEEIRPVAAECDEKQEFPEDVWDGLADLDMMGMTVPEEYGGLDVDKLTYSVVNEEVAYGTLSVATALSVHCLATSCLAEFGNEEQKERWLPDMAKGRPVGAFALSEPEAGSNPAEMSTEARREGDEYVINGKKQWITNGKRADVIVLFAKTDRDDPRSVTQFVVPKDAGVEVGKKEEKLGLRASDTTSLIFDDVRIPAEYRLTEEGKGLSAAFHILTGGRIGIASQAVGLSQAALDQAVEYAQDREQFDRPIADIQTIRHKLADMQTKLQAGRLLTRDAARRADNGEDHAAAASMAKYFASESAVEITNEAVQIHGGYGYTTDFDVERFYRDSKITTIYEGTSEIQKKVIARDLLD, encoded by the coding sequence ATGAACCTTTCAGCGGAACAGCGAGCCATTCGGGACGTGGTTCGGGAGTTCGCCGTCGAGGAGATTCGACCGGTCGCGGCCGAATGCGACGAGAAACAGGAGTTCCCGGAGGACGTGTGGGACGGTCTCGCCGACCTCGACATGATGGGAATGACGGTTCCCGAGGAGTACGGCGGACTCGACGTGGACAAATTGACGTACAGCGTCGTCAACGAGGAGGTCGCCTACGGCACCCTGTCGGTTGCGACGGCGCTGTCGGTCCACTGTCTCGCAACCTCCTGTCTCGCGGAGTTCGGCAACGAGGAACAGAAAGAACGCTGGCTCCCCGACATGGCGAAGGGTCGGCCGGTCGGCGCGTTCGCGCTGTCGGAACCCGAAGCGGGGTCGAACCCGGCCGAGATGTCCACGGAAGCGCGCCGCGAGGGCGACGAGTACGTCATCAACGGCAAGAAGCAGTGGATAACGAACGGCAAGCGGGCCGACGTCATCGTCCTGTTCGCCAAGACGGACCGCGACGACCCGCGGAGCGTCACGCAGTTCGTCGTCCCGAAGGACGCGGGCGTCGAAGTCGGCAAGAAAGAAGAGAAACTCGGCCTGCGGGCGAGCGATACGACCAGCCTCATCTTCGACGACGTTCGGATTCCCGCCGAGTATCGGTTGACGGAGGAAGGCAAAGGGCTGTCCGCGGCGTTCCACATCTTGACCGGCGGGCGCATCGGCATCGCCAGTCAGGCGGTCGGTCTCTCGCAAGCGGCGCTCGACCAGGCCGTGGAGTACGCACAGGACCGCGAGCAGTTCGACCGGCCAATCGCAGACATCCAGACCATCCGGCACAAACTCGCCGACATGCAGACGAAGTTGCAGGCGGGGCGACTGTTGACCCGCGATGCGGCCCGCCGTGCGGATAACGGCGAGGACCACGCAGCGGCCGCGAGCATGGCGAAGTACTTCGCCAGCGAGTCCGCCGTCGAAATCACGAACGAGGCGGTCCAGATTCACGGCGGCTACGGCTACACGACCGATTTCGACGTGGAGCGGTTCTACCGCGATTCGAAGATTACGACCATCTACGAGGGCACCTCGGAGATTCAGAAGAAGGTCATCGCCCGCGACCTCCTCGACTGA
- a CDS encoding DUF5822 domain-containing protein, with product MPEPVETHSPDGIDYGWVMQVTFVTTIVVGAPLVALLALFSGVSLPTWASRVSFAVRVGAIVWFITAIGVFLYARTHQTVGQ from the coding sequence GTGCCTGAACCAGTCGAAACCCACAGTCCCGACGGCATCGACTACGGATGGGTGATGCAGGTGACGTTTGTCACCACCATCGTCGTCGGTGCGCCACTCGTCGCACTCCTCGCACTCTTCTCCGGCGTCTCGCTTCCGACGTGGGCATCGCGCGTGTCGTTCGCGGTTCGAGTCGGTGCGATTGTCTGGTTTATCACCGCAATCGGTGTTTTTCTCTACGCTCGCACCCATCAAACCGTCGGACAGTGA
- the panB gene encoding 3-methyl-2-oxobutanoate hydroxymethyltransferase, with translation MPTVRDIRAKAGKEPITMLTAYDAPTAAIVDDAGVDMILVGDSMGNAVLGYDSTLPVTVDEVASRTGAVVRGTEDALVVADLPFLSFGYDEKSAVENAGRMLKEEGANAVKIESGPHTVELTETLSNLGVPVMAHLGLTPQSVNQVGHVRQGTTREDADEILTLAKEHEEAGAFSLVLEHVPANLAETITTELDIPTIGIGAGPHTDGQVLVINDAVGLGDWSPPFSKQFGDVKGEMKRAVSAFREEVESGEFPAEEHSHVEDELDGVY, from the coding sequence ATGCCAACGGTGAGGGACATCCGCGCCAAGGCGGGAAAAGAGCCGATCACGATGCTGACGGCCTACGATGCGCCGACCGCGGCCATCGTGGACGACGCCGGTGTCGATATGATACTCGTGGGCGACAGCATGGGAAACGCAGTCCTCGGGTACGATTCGACGCTGCCGGTGACGGTAGACGAAGTTGCCAGTCGAACCGGCGCGGTCGTCCGGGGGACGGAGGATGCCCTCGTCGTCGCCGACCTGCCGTTCCTTAGCTTCGGCTACGACGAGAAGAGCGCCGTCGAAAACGCGGGTCGGATGCTGAAAGAGGAGGGCGCGAACGCCGTCAAAATCGAGAGCGGGCCACACACCGTCGAGCTCACGGAGACGCTCTCGAACCTCGGCGTCCCGGTGATGGCCCATCTCGGGCTGACACCTCAAAGCGTCAATCAGGTGGGCCACGTTCGACAGGGAACGACGCGGGAAGACGCGGACGAAATCCTCACCCTCGCCAAGGAACACGAGGAGGCGGGGGCGTTTTCGCTCGTCCTCGAACACGTCCCGGCGAACCTCGCCGAAACGATTACGACAGAACTCGACATCCCGACCATCGGTATCGGGGCGGGACCGCACACCGACGGGCAGGTCCTCGTCATCAACGATGCCGTTGGCTTGGGCGACTGGAGTCCTCCCTTTTCGAAGCAGTTCGGTGACGTGAAAGGCGAGATGAAACGCGCGGTGTCGGCCTTCCGGGAGGAGGTCGAGTCGGGCGAGTTTCCCGCCGAGGAACACAGTCACGTCGAGGACGAGTTGGACGGCGTGTACTGA
- a CDS encoding sugar phosphate isomerase/epimerase family protein, whose translation MDIGVHTPPLYGESLEDALAYLNDIGVDAIEPGVGGYPGDTHLPRDEYLDDEEAQDELHDLLAEYDMRISALATHNNPLHPDDEEAEEADTELREAIRLADQLDVGTVTCFSGLPAGGPNDEYPNWITAPWPSEHEEALEYQWEDVAIPYWQELEAFADDHDVDLAIEMHPNMLVHEPAGMLELRNATGERVGANFDPSHLYWQGIDVPEAIRFLGEHDAIHHFHAKDTKVYESQARYKGVLDTTPYTEEANRSWLFRSVGYGHGEGHWKDIVSALRLVDYDGALSIEHEDSLTSSREGLEKAVELLQRAVFRTTPGEAYWAE comes from the coding sequence ATGGACATCGGCGTTCACACACCACCACTGTACGGCGAATCGCTCGAAGACGCCCTCGCGTATCTTAACGACATCGGCGTGGACGCCATCGAACCCGGCGTGGGTGGCTACCCCGGCGACACCCACCTCCCGCGGGACGAGTATCTGGACGACGAGGAGGCACAGGACGAACTCCACGACCTGCTCGCCGAGTACGACATGCGAATCAGCGCGCTGGCGACGCACAACAACCCGCTGCACCCGGACGACGAGGAGGCGGAGGAAGCCGACACCGAACTCCGCGAAGCGATTCGGCTCGCCGACCAGTTGGACGTCGGCACCGTCACCTGTTTCTCCGGCCTGCCCGCGGGCGGCCCGAACGACGAGTACCCGAACTGGATAACCGCACCGTGGCCCTCGGAACACGAGGAAGCGCTCGAATACCAGTGGGAGGACGTGGCGATTCCGTACTGGCAGGAACTGGAGGCGTTCGCCGACGACCACGACGTTGACCTCGCCATCGAGATGCACCCGAACATGCTCGTCCACGAACCCGCCGGGATGCTCGAACTCCGCAACGCGACGGGCGAGCGTGTCGGCGCGAACTTCGACCCGAGCCACCTCTACTGGCAAGGTATCGACGTGCCGGAAGCCATCCGCTTCCTCGGCGAACACGACGCCATCCACCACTTCCACGCCAAGGACACGAAGGTCTACGAATCCCAAGCCCGCTACAAGGGCGTCCTCGACACGACGCCGTACACGGAGGAGGCCAACCGTTCGTGGCTGTTCCGCTCGGTGGGTTACGGTCACGGCGAGGGGCACTGGAAGGACATCGTGAGCGCCCTCCGCCTCGTGGACTACGACGGCGCGCTCTCCATCGAACACGAGGACTCGCTCACCAGTTCGCGCGAAGGGTTGGAGAAAGCCGTCGAACTGCTCCAGCGGGCCGTCTTCCGAACCACGCCCGGCGAGGCGTACTGGGCGGAATAG
- a CDS encoding NUDIX hydrolase, protein MPENRIRVSARGLVRRDDDLLVARETPPDGDTPFYYPLGGGVEFGEHSEDALHREFDEELGVSLSNVSHFETYEGVFASGGRRHHEVWRVYEADIVESWPYERDEFTGYEVEFDEEIACVWKSADAFGEGDETLYPEALVPDL, encoded by the coding sequence ATGCCCGAAAACCGAATCCGCGTTTCCGCTCGCGGCCTCGTCCGGCGCGACGACGACCTCCTCGTTGCTCGGGAGACGCCCCCCGACGGAGACACACCGTTTTACTATCCGTTGGGCGGCGGCGTCGAGTTCGGCGAGCACAGTGAGGACGCCTTGCACCGCGAGTTCGACGAGGAGTTGGGCGTCTCGCTCTCGAACGTCTCCCACTTCGAAACCTACGAGGGAGTGTTCGCGTCCGGCGGCCGACGCCACCACGAAGTGTGGCGCGTCTACGAGGCTGACATCGTGGAGTCGTGGCCGTACGAGCGAGACGAATTCACGGGGTACGAGGTCGAGTTCGACGAAGAAATAGCGTGCGTCTGGAAGTCCGCGGATGCGTTCGGTGAAGGCGACGAGACGCTGTATCCCGAGGCGCTCGTCCCGGACCTCTGA
- a CDS encoding ABC transporter ATP-binding protein, giving the protein MGEVNLEHVSKRYDDVTAVDDMNLNIKDGEFVTLVGPSGCGKSTTLETIAGLTIPTDGTISIADREVTTLPPKDRGIAMVFQNIALFPHMDVYDNISFGLRLRSFEKEEVDRRVDQAAEIVQLEGMLDRMPDEMSGGQRQRVAIARAIVRQPEVFLMDEPLANLDAKLRVHMRTELQRLHKELDATIIYVTHDQAEAMTMSDRVAVINQGELQQFAPPLTCYNEPTNLFVAGFIGSPSMNFVEGTIDSNGLQTDDYHVDFEPGHLNGVASDDRLTLGVRPEDVYLVEDADDVANPTDPIPARTDVLEPMGDEIFVYLLTGGVSPEDIDAEADDSHQLLMSVDPDKDINTDEEVEVILDREHLHLFDTESGDAIAHGLEFSSVGTEPTGTEAEGDD; this is encoded by the coding sequence ATGGGTGAAGTTAACCTCGAACACGTTTCGAAACGGTACGACGATGTAACGGCAGTCGACGACATGAATCTGAACATCAAGGACGGCGAGTTCGTCACGCTCGTCGGTCCGTCGGGTTGTGGGAAGTCCACGACGCTCGAAACCATCGCGGGCCTCACGATTCCGACAGATGGGACGATTTCCATCGCTGACCGGGAGGTGACGACGCTCCCCCCGAAAGACCGCGGCATCGCGATGGTGTTCCAGAACATCGCGTTGTTCCCGCACATGGACGTGTACGACAACATCAGCTTCGGCCTTCGGCTCAGGAGCTTCGAGAAGGAGGAAGTGGACCGCCGGGTCGATCAGGCGGCCGAAATCGTCCAACTCGAAGGCATGCTGGACCGGATGCCGGACGAGATGTCCGGCGGTCAACGCCAGCGCGTCGCCATCGCTCGCGCCATCGTCCGCCAACCCGAGGTGTTCCTGATGGACGAGCCGCTGGCGAACCTCGACGCGAAACTCCGCGTCCACATGCGCACCGAACTCCAGCGGCTCCACAAGGAGCTCGACGCGACCATCATCTACGTCACGCACGACCAGGCGGAGGCGATGACGATGTCCGACCGCGTCGCGGTCATCAATCAAGGCGAACTGCAGCAGTTCGCGCCGCCGCTCACCTGCTACAACGAACCGACTAACCTGTTCGTCGCCGGATTCATCGGTTCGCCGAGCATGAACTTCGTGGAGGGGACGATAGACTCGAACGGACTCCAAACGGATGACTATCACGTCGATTTCGAACCGGGCCACTTGAACGGGGTTGCCTCGGACGACCGGTTGACGCTCGGCGTCCGTCCGGAGGACGTGTATCTCGTCGAGGACGCCGACGACGTGGCGAACCCGACGGACCCCATCCCCGCCCGGACGGACGTGCTCGAACCGATGGGCGACGAGATATTCGTCTACCTGCTCACGGGCGGCGTGAGTCCGGAGGATATCGACGCGGAGGCCGACGACTCCCACCAACTGCTGATGAGCGTCGACCCCGATAAGGACATCAACACCGACGAGGAGGTCGAAGTGATTCTCGACCGGGAACACCTTCACCTGTTCGACACGGAAAGCGGCGACGCCATCGCTCACGGATTGGAGTTCTCCTCGGTCGGAACCGAACCGACGGGCACCGAAGCGGAGGGGGACGACTGA
- a CDS encoding HAD family hydrolase, with translation MIDDVSAVVYDLDGTLVNLVVNWKQVARDVADVLSDHGVDASGADLWAMLDLADEANARGAVESVIGDHECLGARRSKRLPHADELLRRDVPVGVCSLNCEASCHVSLETHGLADAVDAVVGRDSVPTRKPDPEPLRATLRTLGIDGPALFIGDSPRDELTAERAGVAFEYV, from the coding sequence GTGATAGACGACGTTTCGGCGGTCGTGTACGACTTGGACGGGACGCTCGTGAACCTCGTCGTCAACTGGAAACAGGTCGCGCGGGACGTCGCCGACGTCCTCTCCGACCACGGCGTCGACGCGAGCGGTGCGGACCTCTGGGCGATGTTGGACTTGGCAGACGAGGCGAACGCCCGTGGGGCGGTCGAGTCGGTCATCGGCGACCACGAGTGTCTCGGCGCGCGGCGCTCGAAGCGACTGCCGCACGCCGACGAACTGCTTCGACGCGACGTTCCGGTCGGCGTGTGTTCGCTGAATTGCGAGGCCTCCTGTCACGTCAGCCTCGAAACGCACGGACTCGCCGATGCCGTCGATGCGGTCGTCGGCCGCGATTCCGTTCCGACGCGAAAGCCCGACCCGGAACCGCTTCGGGCGACGCTCCGGACGCTGGGAATCGACGGCCCGGCACTGTTTATCGGCGACTCTCCGCGTGACGAACTGACGGCAGAACGAGCGGGCGTCGCGTTCGAGTACGTGTAG